One segment of Arvicanthis niloticus isolate mArvNil1 chromosome 5, mArvNil1.pat.X, whole genome shotgun sequence DNA contains the following:
- the Hmgb4 gene encoding high mobility group protein B4, which translates to MGKKVQLRPKVNVSSYIHFMLNFRNKFKEQQPNTYLGFKEFSRKCSEKWRSISKNEKAKYEALARLDKARYQEEMMNYMGKRKKRRKRDPKAPRKPPSSFLLFSLDHYAKLKQDNPNWTVVQVAKAAGKMWSTTTDVDKRPYEQKAALMRAKYFEEREAYRSNQCQDRKSNFPESAKTSSKQ; encoded by the coding sequence ATGGGGAAAAAAGTCCAGCTAAGGCCCAAGGTGAACGTGTCTTCTTACATCCATTTTATGCTGAATTTCAGAAACAAATTCAAGGAACAACAGCCAAACACCTATCTTGGCTTTAAAGAATTCTCTAGAAAATGTTCAGAAAAATGGAGATCCATCTCGAAGAATGAAAAGGCAAAGTATGAAGCCCTAGCCAGACTTGACAAAGCCCGGTACCAGGAAGAAATGATGAATTACATGggcaagagaaaaaagagaagaaagagggaccCAAAGGCGCCACGGAAGCCCCCATCCTCCTTCCTGCTCTTCTCCCTGGACCACTACGCCAAGCTGAAGCAAGACAACCCCAACTGGACAGTGGTCCAGGTGGCCAAGGCTGCCGGGAAGATGTGGTCCACCACTACCGATGTGGACAAAAGGCCCTATGAACAGAAGGCTGCGCTTATGCGGGCAAAGTACTTCGAGGAGCGGGAGGCCTACCGCAGCAACCAATGCCAGGACAGGAAGAGTAACTTCCCGGAGTCGGCCAAGACCAGTTCGAAACAATAA